One part of the Lycorma delicatula isolate Av1 chromosome 7, ASM4794821v1, whole genome shotgun sequence genome encodes these proteins:
- the LOC142328340 gene encoding larval cuticle protein A2B-like — protein MFIAVAVVAMISQALAVEYEHHYHHEPEPYDSHPKYGFEYDVKDEHTGDIKSQHETRDGDFVKGYYTLVQPDGKKRVVVYTSDHKSGFNAKVEYEGGHKEYAYAPAPKYEAAPIAEFKHYSAPEIKYESPKYKSFVSTHVSTPHFSYKY, from the coding sequence atgTTTATTGCAGTAGCAGTTGTAGCAATGATCTCACAAGCGTTAGCCGTAGAATACGAGCACCATTACCACCATGAACCAGAACCATACGACTCGCACCCTAAGTACGGTTTTGAATATGACGTCAAAGATGAACACACAGGTGATATAAAAAGTCAACACGAAACCAGAGACGGTGATTTCGTAAAAGGTTATTACACCCTTGTACAACCTGACGGAAAGAAACGTGTCGTTGTATATACTTCAGATCATAAGAGTGGATTCAACGCTAAAGTCGAATACGAAGGCGGACACAAAGAATATGCGTACGCACCAGCACCAAAATATGAGGCAGCCCCGATCGCGGAATTTAAACATTACTCGGCaccagaaataaaatatgaatcacCAAAGTACAAATCATTCGTTAGCACTCACGTATCGACACCACACTTctcatacaaatattaa